A genomic region of Colletotrichum destructivum chromosome 1, complete sequence contains the following coding sequences:
- a CDS encoding Putative P-loop containing nucleoside triphosphate hydrolase, translated as MPEFIYINGFPGVGKLTVANEVSKLIPGSRVFHNHLVIDPVAAVLDRGSRGYDELRAGFRRHALHTIATHQALRGTTFIFTDSRESSGLGSEGAKDYQKAADMRGVPFISIILHCGLSENLRRLESRNDISERGTKLTDGGVLRSIRETEEIFRFEGDLEKELDTTDMQPSETAQMIVQHVSAVTGERIESKIIHPYPSRDESLL; from the coding sequence ATGCCTGAATTCATCTACATCAACGGGTtccccggcgtcggcaagCTCACCGTGGCCAACGAGGTCTCGAAGCTCATCCCAGGGAGCAGGGTGTTCCACAACCACTTGGTCATCGACCCTGTGGCCGCGGTGCTGGACCGCGGGTCTCGTGGCTACGACGAGCTGAGAGCGGGGTTTCGTCGACACGCTCTGCACACGATCGCCACGCACCAGGCCCTTCGGGGCACGACATTCATCTTCACCGATTCGCGCGAATCGAGCGGCTTGGGAAGCGAGGGCGCGAAAGACTACCAGAAGGCGGCCGATATGAGGGGCGTGCCGTTCATCTCGATCATTCTGCATTGCGGGCTCAGCGAGAACCTTCGCAGACTCGAGAGTAGAAACGACATCAGCGAGCGGGGTACCAAACTGACTGATGGGGGGGTTTTGCGGTCCATTCGCGAGACTGAGGAGATATTCCGTTTCGAAGGGGATTTGGAGAAGGAGCTTGATACCACGGACATGCAGCCCAGCGAGACGGCTCAGATGATCGTGCAGCATGTAAGCGCAGTAACCGGCGAAAGGATCGAGAGCAAGATCATACACCCATATCCATCACGAGATGAGTCGTTATTGTAG
- a CDS encoding Putative glycosylphosphatidylinositol-mannosyltransferase I, PIG-X/PBN1, whose amino-acid sequence MRQRITFIHKPSDGVPPESLDISNAGVEGPEVLSVREDRLTLALEELPSELSQLLGESHELHIRWVSPLAYDTIGPLTSRVSPGFHLFYTPKREGEWDGVRLCEALRNTFGGSGCLSSESFTSLPNDRFSHSAALQYYQPLEDLTTFTQYAAERLCPASDTACKSRADELKTAASLDISYDTISHALKVTAQWPYDKYRVSVASMPNHRTEVGILTTDFSSKPEPHEIGMAGGLTVLGEHKKPSPVHFNVPARHRLHGDAPSRPSSFSAKFLEPTGLHPTLQLALTSAKPPVDDAYCAVHAHLTLPKAVFADRYQLADDLFLKSKNLTALRYSTSPVDLEAPAYATKPWGSGVLLELKPPAADKDGEWTAEVPLHLRYLEPAAGGYTDVEVPYPAVFWACSSEEGTKFPSSPFERVNLGYDALFGPRTVFWHVDPRPIEGGGGGRLMSTVRAPVLEAGQADWVRVGTAAAVVVGFTWVLWRLIATYSKSGYGKSGGTDEKKKQ is encoded by the exons ATGCGTCAGCGAATCACCTTCATCCACAAGCCCAGCGACGGAGTGCCGCCAGAGTCTCTCGATATCAGCAACGCCGGTGTCGAGGGTCCCGAAGTCTTGTCAGTCCGGGAGGACAGACTCACTCTGGCGCTGGAGGAGCTGCCATCCGAGCTGTCCCAGCTTCTGGGTGAGAGCCACGAACTGCACATCAGATGGGTCAGTCCCCTGGCCTACGACACCATCGGACCCTTGACATCGAGGGTGTCGCCGGGGTTTCACCTCTTTTATACGCcgaagagggaaggggaatGGGATGG GGTGAGATTATGTGAGGCGCTCAGGAACACTTTTGGTGGCAGCGGCTGCTTGTCGTCCGAG TCGTTTACAAGCCTTCCCAATGACCGTTTCTCTCACTCTGCCGCGCTCCAATACTACCAGCCTCTAGAGGACCTCACCACGTTCACACAGTACGCAGCGGAGCGGCTCTGCCCGGCATCAGACACGGCCTGCAAATCCCGCGCCGATGAGCTtaagacggcggcgtccctCGACATCTCTTACGACACAATCTCGCACGCCCTCAAAGTCACGGCCCAATGGCCCTACGACAAATACCGCGTCTCCGTCGCCTCAATGCCCAACCATCGCACCGAAGTTGGTATCCTCACCACCGACTTCTCCTCGAAGCCCGAACCCCACGAGATCGGAATGGCGGGCGGCctcaccgtcctcggcgagcaTAAGAAGCCATCCCCCGTCCACTTCAACGtgcccgcccgccaccgcctaCACGGGGACGCCCCTTCCCGCCCGAGCTCCTTCTCCGCAAAGTTTCTCGAACCGACGGGCCTGCATCCGACGCTGCAGCTCGCCCTCACCTCGGCCAAgccgcccgtcgacgacgcttACTGCGCCGTCCATGCGCATCTGACCCTCCCcaaggccgtcttcgccgaccgCTACCAGCTCGCTGACGACCTGTTCCTGAAATCCAAGAACCTCACGGCGCTGCGCTACTCCACCTCTccggtcgacctcgaggcgcCCGCCTACGCCACGAAGCCGTGGGGCTCGGGCGTCCTACTCGAACTCAAACCGCCTGCGGCCGACAAAGATGGGGAATGGACCGCCGAGGTGCCACTACACTTGCGCTACCtcgagccggcggccggggggTACACGGACGTCGAGGTGCCCTACCCGGCCGTGTTCTGGGCCTGCTCGTCCGAGGAGGGCACCAAGTTTCCGAGCAGCCCCTTTGAGAGAGTGAACCTGGGCTACGACGCGTTGTTCGGGCCACGGACAGTGTTCTGGCACGTCGACCCGCGGCCAatcgagggcggcggcggcggtcggcTGATGAGCACTGTGCGGGCGccggtcctcgaggccgggcagGCTGATTGGGTTCGGGTCGggaccgcggcggcggtcgtggtGGGATTCACGTGGGTTCTGTGGAGGCTCATCGCCACCTACTCTAAGTCGGGGTACGGCAAGAGTGGAGGAaccgacgagaagaagaagcagtaA
- a CDS encoding Putative Homeobox domain, Rhodanese-like domain, Homeobox-like domain superfamily protein — translation MGDHQPYVTIRSRRPADGNSVSSADSTVGARVSTHQSRRVQVNSQAGHVQYGSSSGDVPRTATHDISRVSYHVKHLNSFAQTLEDSANRAFPNRGRSSQRYKKVQALLLHWGCDDLFVLPELEDLERCLREDYAFDTGIFPIPSENSHLELMMQVGRLIKDHEAQDTLFLVYYGGHARIDESRQSTWCATRHPDSPWLQWSAIQTLLERSASDVLILLDCCAGAASATFPNGNSITETISASSWDAIAPDPGRYSFTNALIEVMQEWRLRAFSAAMLHAEVLARLKHPRPVTINGKLFEARSTPVHFMMTSNHKAPSIELSRVLPAEKPPPSPPQENPVSADGSEAPEGVTGGRGPGAPISSEPNEDTPHVMISLALEDDQQLDLNAWEQWLSNFPALAKYVKVQGVFKSHSTLLLVSMPVMIWDLLPEDHATSFVAFIRSNNLMAHKTQKEATKIELSTIRGSRAVPDSTQPDSASMNTFFSDTTYTYSPTETGCIIGQQVAGPRSSSLGDNTVSRRHTNGQVTVPRSPLASPSSPPFGDSSEPMHSASSLGSLETLQRQIASSSQAPSEAAISRTMIPNQQRSARRTIFHDIPEPPRFSQHVETLLQQYYRQDYLPSDDQKNFVASNLGIEIRHVDAWFHHRRQRDIVSQQFQKLRVNDPAPGIARGVQMLLPHHLKRIIEVLPPNRILLIDLRAPSDYEKSHIRGAINFRAPLSFVQETSFDMIERAFSDHESRQKFGEWQSTACMVFYARAADLPWECPVADVLYSKFKSWGWTGRCFVLKGHYKEFSVSYSESIAGSKVPDEARAHAETLLRDSNQTWTSSEDGDAARRAQYEELLNQIDSESRVSSSSSPKPSASSDRGVAMNQHERDLEAEFRRRVPDLYRKAMEVQGGSSSSRRAAPGMPHVAPVAGGETSTAAPEEATSGQTKAARWDGSPTGNFAGRGDGGDRGGGGDKDSTTAFGLDTKAPLVDYLDRGLSHIRQGRPSDASVAASTTASPDKTNTNTTTTTNTPTAGLSKLAAECCHAAYFDSSAAVSTPSDDSYVKISRRDAQQAGDHPSMPSSPSSPPLVPGQGHHHRQGHHGGLGEKDGTTDVVAVGGGPSGDETPKRGRSGFLSKVLRRA, via the exons ATGGGCGACCACCAGCCGTACGTGACCATTCGGTCGCGACGACCCGCCGATGGGAACAGCGTGAGCAGCGCAGACTCGACTGTAGGTGCCAGGGTCTCGACACACCAGTCGAGAAGAGTACAAGTAAACTCACAAGCTGGTCATGTCCAGTACGGGTCCAGCTCCGGCGATGTGCCCCGCACCGCCACCCACGATATCAGCCGCGTGAGCTATCATGTGAAGCATCTCAACAGCTTCGCGCAGACTTTGGAAGAT TCCGCAAACCGGGCATTTCCCAACCGCGGGAGATCTTCACAGCGATATAAGAAGGTCCAGGCCTTGCTGCTCCATTGGGGTTGCGACGACCTCTTTGTGCTGCCCGAGCTAGAGGACCTGGAACGTTGTCTCCGCGAGGATTATGCCTTTGACACGGGAATCTTCCCAATTCCGTCAGAGAACTCACACTTGGAGCTCATGATGCAAGTGGGGAGGTTAATCAAGGATCATGAGGCCCAAGACACTCTCTTTCTAGTCTACTACGGTGGGCATGCCAGGATAGACGAGTCCAGGCAGAGCACTTGGTGTGC AACACGGCATCCCGACTCACCCTGGCTCCAATGGTCAGCGATACAGACACTGCTGGAACGTTCGGCGTCCGACgttctcatcctcctcgactgctgcgccggcgccgcaaGCGCAACCTTCCCCAACGGCAACAGTATCACAGAGACCATCTCCGCCTCAAGCTGGGATGCTATCGCCCCAGATCCGGGTCGCTATTCGTTCACCAACGCCCTGATCGAGGTGATGCAGGAATGGCGCCTCCGCGCCTTTTCCGCAGCGATGCTGCACGCCGAAGTCCTTGCCCGCTTGAAGCACCCACGTCCCGTCACCATCAACGGCAAGCTTTTCGAGGCCAGGTCGACTCCTGTTCATTTCATGATGACGTCTAACCACAAGGCGCCGAGCATCGAGTTGTCCCGAGTCCTACCTGCTGAGAAAccaccgccctcgcctccgcAGGAAAACCCGGTGTCCGCAGACGGGAGTGAAGCGCCCGAGGGGGTGAccggcgggcgagggcccGGTGCCCCCATATCTAGCGAGCCGAACGAGGATACGCCTCACGTCATGATCTCGCTTGCGCTAGAGGATGATCAGCAGCTGGATCTCAACGCATGGGAACAGTGGCTATCGAATTTCCCAGCCTTGGCCAAATATGTCAAGGTTCAGGGCGTTTTTAAAAGTCACTCTACACTTCTTCTGGTTTCCATGCCGGTGATGATATGGGACCTCCTCCCTGAAGATCATGCCACCTCTTTTGTAGCCTTCATCAGGTCGAACAACCTTATGGCCCATAAGACACAGAAAGAAGCGACCAAAATTGAACTTTCAACAATCAGAGGCTCCCGTGCCGTACCCGACAGCACACAGCCCGACTCTGCGTCGATGAATACGTTCTTTTCCGACACCACGTACACCTATTCTCCAACGGAGACGGGTTGCATCATTGGCCAGCAAGTAGCGGGCCCACGATCGTCCTCGTTAGGAGACAACACAGTCTCAAGGAGGCATACAAATGGACAGGTCACCGTTCCGCGGTCACCTCTAGcgtcgccatcctcaccGCCGTTTGGCGACAGCTCCGAGCCGATGCACTCTGCGAGTTCTCTGGGTTCGCTGGAAACACTCCAGCGCCAAATTGCTTCATCCTCTCAAGCCCCATCTGAGGCGGCGATCTCAAGGACGATGATACCCAATCAGCAGAGGAGTGCCCGTAGGACTATCTTCCATGATATACCCGAGCCACCCAGATTCTCGCAGCATGTCGAGACGCTACTCCAACAGTACTACCGGCAGGATTATCTTCCCAGCGACGACCAGAAGAACTTTGTTGCCTCGAATTTGGGTATAGAAATACGGCATGTTGAC GCCTGGtttcatcatcgacgacaaAGGGACATTGTCTCACAGCAATTCCAGAAGCTCAGGGTGAACGATCCAGCACCAGGAATAGCACGAGGGGTCCAGATGTTACTGCCGCATCATCTAAAAAGAATCATTGAGGTCCTGCCTCCCAACAGGATACTATTGATTGACCTCCGAGCGCCAAGTGACTACGAAAAATCTCACATAAGAGGCGCCATCAATTTCCGTGCCCCCCTGAGCTTCGTCCAAGAAACCTCATTTGACATGATCGAGCGCGCCTTCTCGGATCACGAAAGCAGGCAAAAGTTTGGTGAATGGCAGTCGACAGCATGTATGGTTTTCTATGCACGGGCTGCGGACCTCCCATGGGAATGCCCAGTAGCCGACGTGCTCTACAGCAAATTCAAGAGCTGGGGCTGGACCGGCCGTTGCTTTGTCCTTAAGGGTCACTACAAGGAGTTCAGCGTGTCCTACAGTGAATCCATCGCTGGGTCCAAGGTACCAGACGAGGCTAGGGCACACGCTGAAACCCTCCTACGAGACAGCAACCAGACATGGACATCTTCGGAGGATGGTGACGCGGCGAGAAGAGCCCAGTACGAAGAGTTGTTGAATCAGATCGACAGTGAGAGTAGAGTGAGCTCGTCATCGAGCCCCAAaccgtcggccagctcggaCCGCGGGGTAGCCATGAATCAGCATGAACGAGACCTTGAAGCCGAATTCCGGCGTCGCGTCCCAGACCTCTACCGCAAAGCCATGGAAGTccagggcggcagcagcagcagccgtaGGGCCGCTCCCGGCATGCCACACGTCGCCCCTGTCGCCGGAGGCGAGACATCAACAGCGGCACCAGAAGAAGCAACGTCAGGACAAACGAAAGCAGCGAGATGGGACGGCTCACCGACGGGAAACTTTGCTGGACGTGGGGATGGCGGAGATAGAGGCGGAGGTGGCGACAAGGACAGCACCACAGCCTTTGGTCTTGACACAAAAGCGCCGCTTGTTGACTATCTCGACAGAGGCCTCTCTCACATCCGACAAGGGAGACCATCTGACGCATCTGTTGCCGCTTCTACCACCGCCTCCCCTGACAagacaaacacaaacaccaccaccaccaccaacactCCCACAGCAGGATTGTCGAAACTTGCCGCCGAGTGCTGCCACGCCGCCTACTTTGACTCGAGcgcggccgtctcgacgccTTCGGACGACTCGTATGTCAAGATCAGCAGGAGGGATGCGCAGCAGGCGGGCGATCACCCTTCCatgccctcctccccgtcatccccccccctggtcccgggccaaggccatcaccaccgccaggGTCACCACGGCGGACTCGGAGAAAAAGACGGGACGACGGAcgttgtcgctgtcggtGGTGGTCCGTCCGGGGATGAAACGCCCAAAAGGGGCCGGAGCGGTTTCCTTAGCAAGGTTCTGCGACGAGCATAA
- a CDS encoding Putative Homeobox domain-containing protein, translating into MSMLAMAAPSPHSAFKQYPWDGGRSTSDYSSRPRTEPERIALPSIRQAIPELHLRLQPQEASTTRTTSSNTSPTVGYASVMTPPEYVHSPNSNKRRRLSIDEEQESERVSRVPRLYESPARVPQRHISPPAPSRSATESWTGSARTSPYMSSSGMPSMRSPAMEIHERPEIRPTLPSLPPMNFERDPIPMQRARGHSQDEFQPIRPSIGMSAGPMMESAPYRTSGYAYGYHHPSRVQSLSLGAIHPFDRTPFSAAGYGHYPEFMRIGELGAMGMHGDSKQRKRRGNLPKETTDKLRAWFVAHLHHPYPTEDEKQELMRQTGLQMNQISNWFINARRRQLPTMISNARAESDAMSSRSGESKILPSTERGEYDDGKRSSVPLSDGEAFDEDLDSLKHRRSAHIKRGSV; encoded by the exons ATGTCTATGCTCGCCATGGCTGCTCCGTCCCCTCACTCGGCATTTAAGCAGTACCCCTGGGATGGCGGCAGATCTACCTCGGACTACTCTTCGCGCCCTCGTACAGAGCCTGAGAGAATCGCCCTTCCATCGATTCGCCAG GCCATCCCGGAACTTCATCTTCGCCTGCAGCCCCAAGAGGCCTCAACCACTAGGACCACTTCCTCCAATACGTCACCAACAGTCGGCTATGCCAGTGTCATGACGCCGCCCGAGTATGTTCACTCGCCAAACTCGaacaagaggaggaggctctcgatcgacgaggagcaggagagcgagagagtcAGCCGCGTGCCGAGACTGTACGAGAGCCCGGCACGGGTTCCCCAACGGCATATTTCTCCACCAGCCCCGTCCCGCTCTGCCACCGAGAGCTGGACCGGATCTGCGAGAACGAGCCCGTACATGTCTTCATCAGGCATGCCATCCATGAGGTCCCCGGCCATGGAGATCCATGAGCGACCCGAGATCCGCCCAACACTCCCCAGTCTCCCGCCCATGAACTTCGAAAGAGATCCCATTCCCATGCAACGCGCCCGCGGTCACTCCCAAGACGAGTTCCAGCCTATCCGTCCTTCTATTGGCATGTCGGCAGGACCCATGATGGAGTCAGCACCTTACCGCACCAGTGGCTATGCATACGGATACCACCACCCCAGCCGGGTCCAGTCTCTATCCCTGGGCGCCATCCACCCCTTTGACCGCACTCCTTTCTCGGCTGCTGGCTACGGCCACTACCCTGAGTTCATGCGCATCGGAGAGCTCGGCGCCATGGGGATGCATGGCGACAGCAAGCAGCGCAAGCGCCGCGGCAACTTGCCCAAGGAGACAACCGACAAGCTGCGTGCGTGGTTCGTCGCTCACCTCCACCATCCGTATCCCACCGAAGACGAGAAGCAGGAGCTTATGCGTCAGACCGGTCTGCAGATGA ACCAGATCTCCAACTGGTTTATCAAcgcgcggcgccggcagctgCCCACAATGATTAGCAACGCCCGTGCCGAGTCCGACGCCATGTCCAGCCGCAGCGGTGAGAGCAAGATCCTCCCGTCGACAGAGCGTGGCGAGTACGACGACGGAAAGCGCTCCAGTGTACccctcagcgacggcgaggcctttgacgaggacctcgatAGTCTGAAGCACCGGCGCTCGGCGCACATCAAGAGGGGAAGCGTCTAG
- a CDS encoding Putative prolyl 4-hydroxylase, alpha subunit gives MISYVIGLVAVLVFFADPVARFFSPSGAGAGGRARMVRTPRPQMNESLLAIEHPNATALSCPPDAYSVRIFSKEPLVLYIEGFLSSEERAHLLDISEPLFEPSTITHDGAGVQRDTSIRDSEIAMVPRTDAVRCIEARARALQGWREELWVERLRTQRYFKGGHYSYHFDWSGNRGGWGRVSSMMVWVDARGGDDERPGEGGGEGLVGGGTEFPLLKIPGVRKRWCQFVECGEKDEKKGAEEEGMGVVFKAVPGNAVFWENFRADGSGAGYDETWHAGLPVKKGVKVGLNIWSTGRID, from the exons ATGATCTCCTACGTCATCGGCCTCGTGGcggtcctcgtcttcttcgccgacccCGTCGCCCGgttcttctccccttccggcgccggcgccggcggccgagccCGGATGGTCCGCACGCCCCGGCCGCAGATGAACGAGTCGCTGCTCGCCATAGAGCACCCCAACGCCACCGCCCTCTCGTGTCCGCCCGACGCGTACTCGGTGCGCATCTTCTCCAAGGAACCGCTCGTGTTGTACATTGAGGGTTTTCTCAGCTCCGAGGAGAGGGCACATCTACTCGACATCAG CGAACCCCTTTTCGAACCCTCGACCATCACtcacgacggcgccggcgtgcAGCGCGACACGTCGATCCGCGATTCCGAGATTGCCATGGTCCCGCGCACCGACGCTGTCCGCTGCATCGaagcccgcgcccgcgcgCTGCAGGGCTGGCGCGAGGAGCTCTGGGTCGAGAGGCTGCGGACGCAGCGCTACTTCAAAGGCGGTCACTACTCATACCACTTCGACTGGAGCGGTAAccgcggcggctggggcCGGGTGAGCAGCATGATGGTCTGGGTCGACGCCCGCGGTGGGGACGACGAACGtcccggcgagggcggcggcgagggcctcgtcggcggtggaACCGAGTTTCCGTTGTTAAAGATTCCCGGCGTCAGGAAGAGGTGGTGTCAGTTCGTCGAGTGCGgggagaaggacgagaagaagggtgcggaggaggaagggatgGGTGTTGTGTTCAAGGCTGTGCCTGGGAATGCCGTCTTCTGGGAGAACTTTCGCGCCGATGGAAGCGGTGCTGGGTATGATGAGACGTGGCACGCCGGGCTGCCCGTCAAGAAaggcgtcaaggtcgggcTGAATATTTGGAGCACGGGTCGGATAGACTAG